The following are encoded in a window of Miltoncostaea marina genomic DNA:
- a CDS encoding YciI family protein, whose translation MRFMVLVKADEQTEAGRMPTARELEAMGRFNEELMKAGVLLAGEGLRPSSEGVRVRFEGDRRTVIDGPFAETKELLAGFWLLQCASRDEVVEWIKRAPFDGGAEIEIRQVFEAEDFGEELSPEARAAEERMRAELERRAAG comes from the coding sequence ATGCGGTTCATGGTCCTGGTGAAGGCGGACGAGCAGACCGAGGCGGGGCGGATGCCCACGGCGCGGGAGCTCGAGGCGATGGGCAGGTTCAACGAGGAGCTGATGAAGGCCGGCGTGCTGCTGGCCGGCGAGGGCCTCCGCCCCAGCTCAGAGGGCGTGCGCGTGCGGTTCGAGGGCGACCGGCGCACCGTCATCGACGGGCCGTTCGCCGAGACGAAGGAGCTGCTTGCCGGGTTCTGGCTGCTCCAGTGCGCGTCGCGCGACGAGGTCGTCGAGTGGATCAAGCGGGCCCCGTTCGACGGCGGCGCCGAGATCGAGATCCGCCAGGTGTTCGAGGCGGAGGACTTCGGCGAGGAGCTCTCGCCCGAGGCGCGGGCCGCCGAGGAGCGCATGCGGGCGGAGCTCGAGCGCCGCGCCGCCGGCTGA
- a CDS encoding RNA polymerase sigma factor: MAADAARAIEAVWRIEAPRLIAGLTRMVRDVGLAEDLAQDALVAALERWPGSGVPDRPGAWLMATARNRAIDLIRRGRRLDERHAEIGRDLRARQLTAPDLAAAVDFPVEDDLLGLVFMTCHPVLSADARVALTLRLLGGLTTREIARAFLVAEATVAQRIVRAKRTLAEARVPFEVPGGEELSERLASVLEVVYLVFNEGYAATAGDDWTRPALCEEAMRLGRVLAGLAPREPEVHGLVALMELQASRMRARVDRTGAPVLLMDQDRARWDHVLVGRGLAALQRAQELGGALGPYALQAAIAACHARARTAQETDWAGIAALYDALAQLRPSPVVELNRAVAVGMAFGPAAGLELADALADEPSLAGYHLLPAVRADLLERLGRRDAARAEFGRAATMTANERERAVLLARAAGAADGGGPSPR, from the coding sequence GTGGCGGCCGACGCCGCCCGGGCGATCGAGGCCGTGTGGCGCATCGAGGCGCCACGGCTGATCGCCGGGCTCACCAGGATGGTGCGCGACGTCGGCCTGGCGGAGGACCTCGCGCAGGACGCGCTGGTCGCCGCGCTGGAGCGGTGGCCGGGGTCGGGCGTCCCGGACAGGCCGGGCGCCTGGCTCATGGCCACCGCGCGCAACCGCGCGATCGACCTCATCCGGCGGGGCCGCCGGCTCGACGAGCGCCACGCCGAGATCGGCCGCGACCTGCGGGCCCGGCAGCTGACCGCGCCCGACCTCGCGGCCGCGGTCGACTTCCCGGTGGAGGACGACCTGCTCGGCCTGGTGTTCATGACCTGCCACCCGGTGCTCTCGGCCGACGCCCGGGTGGCGCTCACGCTGCGGCTGCTCGGGGGGCTGACCACGCGGGAGATCGCGCGAGCCTTCCTCGTCGCCGAGGCCACCGTCGCCCAGCGCATCGTGCGCGCCAAGCGCACGCTCGCCGAGGCGCGGGTGCCGTTCGAGGTGCCGGGCGGCGAGGAGCTCTCGGAGCGTCTCGCGTCCGTGCTCGAGGTCGTCTACCTCGTCTTCAACGAGGGCTACGCCGCGACCGCGGGCGACGACTGGACGCGGCCCGCGCTGTGCGAGGAGGCGATGCGCCTGGGGCGCGTGCTCGCCGGCCTGGCGCCGCGCGAGCCGGAGGTCCACGGCCTGGTGGCGCTCATGGAGCTGCAGGCCTCGCGCATGCGCGCGCGGGTGGACCGCACCGGGGCGCCGGTGCTGCTGATGGACCAGGACCGCGCCAGGTGGGACCACGTGCTGGTGGGGCGCGGGCTGGCCGCGCTCCAGCGCGCCCAGGAGCTGGGTGGGGCGCTCGGCCCGTACGCCCTCCAGGCGGCGATCGCGGCCTGCCACGCGCGCGCCCGCACGGCGCAGGAGACCGACTGGGCGGGGATCGCCGCCCTGTACGACGCGCTCGCCCAGCTGCGGCCCTCCCCCGTCGTCGAGCTCAACCGGGCGGTGGCTGTGGGCATGGCCTTCGGGCCAGCGGCCGGCCTGGAGCTCGCGGACGCCCTGGCCGACGAGCCGTCCCTGGCCGGCTACCACCTGCTCCCGGCGGTGCGCGCGGACCTGCTCGAGCGCCTCGGGCGCCGCGACGCGGCGCGCGCCGAGTTCGGCCGCGCGGCGACCATGACGGCCAACGAGCGCGAGCGCGCCGTGCTGCTGGCGCGGGCCGCGGGCGCGGCCGACGGCGGCGGCCCCTCGCCCCGCTGA
- a CDS encoding PAS domain S-box protein, with amino-acid sequence MARRALPHLIAALVAAIAVAGAVVAWNHEQDRAREERGARAQTTAAALRFHLATVFVSLEGLRGLVEGSDRIDPERFEAFATVSLAARGGLLAGWVPRVTAARRDDFGRPILERQAWDERPRPAGDRAVLFPVALLAPASVADALLGIDIGYDPQVRPAIVAARDTGRARMTPPVSVPALGGTVIIAVRAAYGRLPSHPPTPAGRRAAFSGVVASVHRLDQLGDAVLADLPEDTVLEIRDGGGVILPARGDLDGASTERLDVAGREWEVRVAGGHAASILLPAVVLAGGLVLAALLWLLMRFSARREAEARRAADELARAAERHRAVVDTAADGIITIDERGVIETVNTAAERLFGYTKEELAGRNVSALMPDPDSAAHDGYLERYLRTGEARIIGIGRDVTGLRRDGSAFPMHLSVAEMRLGDERRFTGIVRDISARVAAEERVRALNDELEERVRERTRELEVANRELEAFSYSVSHDLRAPLRSVNGLSAMLVEDHADGLPADARDLLERIRAAGGRMGELIDDLLQLSRISRTEMRREEVDLGAIAHQVADGLREHDPGRRVEFRVADGLRASGDPRLLRVVLDNLLGNAWKFTRDVPDAVVEFGACADDGTTRFYVRDNGAGFDMAYADKLFGPFQRLHHQDEFEGTGIGLATVHRIVRRHGGEVRAEGRVGRGATMWFTIPPAAEERR; translated from the coding sequence ATGGCACGCCGCGCGCTGCCACACCTCATCGCCGCGCTGGTGGCGGCGATCGCGGTCGCGGGCGCCGTGGTGGCGTGGAACCACGAGCAGGACCGCGCCCGCGAGGAGCGCGGGGCGCGCGCCCAGACCACGGCCGCCGCCCTGCGGTTCCACCTCGCCACCGTGTTCGTCTCGCTCGAAGGCCTGCGCGGGCTCGTGGAGGGCTCCGATCGGATCGACCCGGAGCGCTTCGAGGCCTTCGCCACCGTGTCGCTCGCCGCGCGGGGCGGGCTGCTCGCGGGCTGGGTGCCGCGCGTCACGGCCGCTCGGCGCGACGACTTCGGGCGGCCGATCCTCGAGCGTCAGGCGTGGGACGAGCGGCCGCGGCCGGCCGGCGACCGCGCGGTGCTCTTCCCCGTCGCGCTGCTCGCCCCGGCGTCCGTGGCCGACGCGCTGCTCGGCATCGACATCGGCTACGACCCGCAGGTCCGGCCGGCGATCGTCGCGGCGCGGGACACGGGCCGGGCCCGGATGACGCCGCCGGTGTCGGTGCCCGCGCTCGGCGGCACGGTGATCATCGCGGTGCGGGCCGCGTACGGCCGCCTGCCGAGCCACCCGCCGACGCCCGCCGGCCGGCGCGCCGCCTTCAGCGGCGTGGTGGCGAGCGTCCACCGGCTCGACCAGCTGGGCGACGCGGTGCTCGCCGACCTGCCCGAGGACACGGTCCTCGAGATCCGCGACGGGGGCGGCGTCATCCTGCCCGCCCGGGGCGATCTGGACGGCGCGAGCACCGAGCGCCTCGACGTGGCGGGGCGGGAGTGGGAGGTGCGCGTCGCCGGCGGCCACGCGGCGTCGATCCTGCTGCCCGCCGTCGTGCTGGCCGGCGGCCTCGTGCTGGCGGCGCTGCTGTGGCTGCTGATGCGCTTCTCCGCCCGGCGGGAGGCCGAGGCGCGTCGTGCGGCCGACGAGCTCGCCCGGGCCGCCGAGCGCCACCGCGCCGTCGTCGACACCGCCGCCGACGGCATCATCACCATCGACGAGCGGGGGGTCATCGAGACGGTCAACACCGCCGCCGAGCGGCTCTTCGGCTACACGAAGGAGGAGCTCGCGGGGCGCAACGTGAGCGCCCTGATGCCCGACCCGGACAGCGCGGCCCACGACGGTTACCTCGAGCGCTACCTGCGCACCGGCGAGGCGCGCATCATCGGCATCGGGCGCGACGTGACCGGCCTGCGGCGCGACGGCTCGGCGTTCCCCATGCACCTCTCGGTGGCGGAGATGCGCCTCGGCGACGAGCGGCGCTTCACGGGCATCGTGCGCGACATCAGCGCGCGGGTCGCGGCGGAGGAGCGCGTGCGCGCGCTCAACGACGAGCTGGAGGAGCGCGTGCGCGAGCGCACACGCGAGCTGGAGGTCGCCAACCGCGAGCTCGAGGCCTTCTCGTACTCGGTCTCGCACGACCTGCGCGCGCCGCTGCGCAGCGTCAACGGCCTCAGCGCGATGCTCGTCGAGGACCACGCGGACGGCCTGCCGGCGGACGCCCGCGACCTGCTGGAGCGCATCCGTGCCGCCGGCGGCCGCATGGGCGAGCTGATCGACGACCTGCTGCAGCTCAGCCGCATCAGCCGCACGGAGATGCGGCGCGAGGAGGTGGACCTCGGCGCGATCGCCCACCAGGTCGCCGACGGGCTGCGCGAGCACGACCCGGGCCGGCGGGTCGAGTTCCGCGTCGCGGACGGCCTGCGGGCGAGCGGCGACCCCCGCCTGTTGCGCGTGGTGCTGGACAACCTGCTGGGCAATGCGTGGAAGTTCACGCGCGATGTCCCGGACGCCGTGGTGGAATTCGGGGCGTGTGCCGATGACGGCACGACGCGCTTCTACGTGAGGGACAACGGGGCGGGGTTCGACATGGCGTACGCCGACAAGCTGTTCGGGCCGTTCCAGCGGCTGCACCACCAGGACGAGTTCGAGGGCACCGGCATCGGCCTCGCCACGGTCCACCGCATCGTGCGCCGGCACGGCGGCGAGGTGCGCGCCGAGGGGCGCGTCGGCCGTGGCGCGACGATGTGGTTCACCATCCCCCCCGCCGCAGAGGAGCGCCGATGA
- a CDS encoding response regulator — translation MSYQGPILLVEDNADDALLTRRALTRGGLENEVVHARDGVEALDYLFGTGTHAGRDPGDVPVVMLLDLKLPKLDGLDVLRRVRGNEATRLLPVVILTSSQEEQDLMAGYELGANSYVVKPVEFGQFVDAVRELGLYWVLRNKRARAFPG, via the coding sequence ATGAGCTATCAGGGGCCGATCCTGCTCGTCGAGGACAACGCCGACGACGCCCTGCTCACCCGGCGGGCGCTGACCCGCGGCGGCCTCGAGAACGAGGTGGTCCACGCGCGCGACGGCGTGGAGGCGCTCGACTACCTGTTCGGCACGGGGACGCACGCGGGCCGCGACCCGGGCGACGTGCCGGTCGTGATGCTGCTCGACCTCAAGCTGCCGAAGCTCGACGGGCTCGACGTGCTGCGCCGGGTGCGCGGCAACGAGGCCACCCGGCTGCTGCCGGTGGTGATCCTGACCTCCTCCCAGGAGGAGCAGGACCTGATGGCCGGCTACGAGCTCGGCGCGAACAGCTACGTGGTGAAGCCGGTCGAGTTCGGCCAGTTCGTGGACGCCGTGCGCGAGCTCGGCCTCTACTGGGTGCTGCGCAACAAGCGCGCCAGGGCCTTCCCGGGGTGA
- a CDS encoding putative bifunctional diguanylate cyclase/phosphodiesterase gives MTERPAGGGRALRLLIIEDDADDAFLLERHLAREGFDVRSRRVDSAPGLREALAEGGWDVVVSDHSMPRFSAMDALEQIKGAGIDVPFIIVSGTIGEERAVAAMKAGASDYIVKDHLSRLAPAIERELREMGERAARRRAESALHDSEARTRAIVEAAVDGIVATDHAGAIQMLNPAAERMFGITAAEARGRPVHTLADDPRPPRGRGPSRLPREIIGLRPDGTRFPAEVSESEVHHTDDVAVTYIVRDVSERKRFEQQLAHRASHDALTGLPNRSLLHDRLELAFARAARTGHRPAVLFLDLDHFKVVNDSLGHTAGDRLLVAVAGRLSAVLRPQDTLARLGGDEFVALVEDIGGEADALRVAGRLQAALVDPFDVDGAEVFASASVGIALASGPDASPESVVRDADAAMYRAKERGRGRSELFDERMLERAVHRLETESALRRAIAGDELRVAYQPILDLERGAIAGVEALVRWQHPQRGLVMPGDFIPLAEDTGLITELGAIVLESACRQARAWGAGAARPVSVSVNLSGRELGAPGFVRSVADTLDATGLDPALLCLEITESMLMVDLQATLGALADLRALGVRLAVDDFGTGYSALAYLKTFPVHELKIDRSFVAGLERDPRDAAIVGTILALAEALGLSVVAEGVETEAQERRLRELGCRLAQGHRFARPALAEDIGPRLLLPGDGDGGRR, from the coding sequence GTGACCGAGCGACCCGCCGGCGGGGGGCGCGCGCTGCGCCTGCTGATCATCGAGGACGACGCCGACGACGCGTTCCTGCTCGAGCGGCACCTCGCGCGCGAGGGCTTCGACGTGCGCTCGCGGCGGGTCGACTCGGCGCCCGGGCTGCGGGAGGCGCTCGCTGAGGGCGGATGGGACGTGGTCGTCTCCGACCACTCGATGCCGCGCTTCAGCGCGATGGACGCGCTCGAGCAGATCAAGGGCGCCGGCATCGACGTGCCCTTCATCATCGTCTCGGGCACCATCGGCGAGGAGCGCGCCGTCGCCGCGATGAAGGCCGGCGCGAGCGACTACATCGTGAAGGACCACCTCAGCCGCCTGGCCCCCGCCATCGAGCGCGAGCTGCGCGAGATGGGCGAGCGCGCCGCGCGCCGGCGCGCCGAGTCGGCGCTGCACGACAGCGAGGCGCGCACCCGGGCGATCGTGGAGGCCGCGGTCGACGGCATCGTCGCCACCGACCACGCCGGCGCCATCCAGATGCTCAACCCGGCCGCGGAGCGGATGTTCGGCATCACGGCCGCCGAGGCGCGCGGCCGGCCGGTGCACACCCTCGCGGACGACCCGCGCCCCCCGCGGGGGCGGGGGCCGTCCCGCCTGCCACGCGAGATCATCGGCCTGCGGCCCGACGGCACCCGCTTCCCGGCCGAGGTGAGCGAGAGCGAGGTGCACCACACCGACGACGTGGCGGTCACCTACATCGTGCGCGACGTCAGCGAGCGCAAGCGCTTCGAGCAGCAGCTCGCGCACCGCGCGAGCCACGACGCGCTCACCGGGCTGCCCAACCGCAGCCTGCTGCACGACCGCCTAGAGCTGGCCTTCGCGCGGGCCGCGCGCACGGGGCACCGGCCGGCGGTGCTCTTCCTCGACCTGGACCACTTCAAGGTCGTCAACGACAGCCTCGGCCACACGGCCGGCGACCGCCTGCTGGTGGCGGTCGCCGGGCGGCTCTCGGCCGTGCTGCGCCCCCAGGACACGCTCGCCCGCCTGGGCGGCGACGAGTTCGTCGCGCTGGTCGAGGACATCGGCGGCGAGGCGGACGCCCTGCGGGTGGCCGGGCGGCTCCAGGCCGCGCTCGTGGACCCGTTCGACGTCGACGGCGCCGAGGTCTTCGCCAGCGCGAGCGTCGGCATCGCCCTCGCCTCCGGGCCGGACGCGAGCCCCGAGAGCGTGGTGCGCGACGCCGACGCGGCGATGTACCGCGCCAAGGAGCGCGGGCGCGGGCGCTCCGAGCTGTTCGACGAGCGCATGCTCGAGCGGGCGGTGCACCGGCTCGAGACCGAGAGCGCGCTGCGCCGGGCGATCGCCGGCGACGAGCTGCGGGTGGCCTACCAGCCGATCCTCGACCTCGAGCGGGGCGCGATCGCGGGCGTCGAGGCGCTCGTGCGCTGGCAGCACCCACAGCGCGGGCTGGTGATGCCCGGCGACTTCATCCCGCTCGCCGAGGACACGGGCCTCATCACCGAGCTGGGCGCGATCGTCCTGGAGTCCGCGTGCCGTCAGGCCCGCGCCTGGGGCGCGGGCGCCGCCCGGCCGGTGTCGGTGTCGGTCAACCTGTCCGGGCGCGAGCTCGGCGCGCCGGGCTTCGTGCGGTCGGTCGCCGACACGCTCGACGCGACCGGGCTCGATCCGGCGCTGCTGTGCCTGGAGATCACCGAGAGCATGCTGATGGTCGACCTCCAGGCCACCCTCGGCGCGCTCGCCGACCTGCGCGCGCTGGGCGTGCGGCTGGCCGTCGACGACTTCGGCACCGGCTACTCGGCCCTCGCCTACCTCAAGACCTTCCCGGTGCACGAGCTCAAGATCGACCGCTCGTTCGTCGCCGGGCTCGAGCGCGACCCGCGCGACGCGGCGATCGTCGGCACCATCCTCGCGCTCGCCGAGGCGCTGGGCCTGTCGGTGGTCGCCGAGGGCGTCGAGACCGAGGCCCAGGAGCGGCGCCTGCGCGAGCTCGGCTGCCGGCTGGCGCAGGGCCACCGCTTCGCGCGACCGGCCCTCGCCGAGGACATCGGCCCCCGGCTGCTCCTGCCGGGCGACGGCGACGGCGGCCGGCGATGA
- a CDS encoding universal stress protein, with amino-acid sequence MTAFARVVCGIDGTREAVEAARQAARVTAPGGRLLLLAVAAPFDALAGRWGPEPPPRARMGAADRTLEESLDELRARARASLELAGRQATGPAEVATRVVDGDVDARILEVLDEERADLLVVGPQPHGRLLGAAVGEVTTTMLHDAPVSVLVARRPFEPDRFPATIVAGVDGSPASRRALAVAAALRERAGGRLTVVAAGRDAAPAEDALEGLAAPHGMVVSTGRPVEALVDAARTADLLVVGSRGLRGATALGSVSERVAHRAPSSVLVVRARDDAGR; translated from the coding sequence ATGACGGCGTTCGCGCGCGTCGTGTGCGGGATCGACGGAACGCGGGAGGCGGTCGAGGCCGCGCGCCAGGCCGCCCGGGTCACGGCCCCCGGCGGGCGCCTGCTGCTGCTGGCGGTCGCGGCCCCGTTCGACGCGCTGGCCGGCCGCTGGGGCCCCGAGCCGCCCCCGCGCGCGCGCATGGGCGCGGCCGACCGCACGCTGGAGGAGTCGCTCGACGAGCTGCGCGCCCGCGCCCGCGCCTCGCTGGAGCTGGCCGGCCGGCAGGCGACGGGCCCCGCGGAGGTGGCGACCCGGGTCGTGGACGGCGACGTGGACGCGCGCATCCTCGAGGTGCTCGACGAGGAGCGCGCCGACCTGCTCGTCGTGGGCCCGCAGCCACACGGGCGCCTGCTGGGCGCGGCCGTCGGCGAGGTCACCACGACGATGCTGCACGACGCGCCCGTGTCGGTGCTGGTGGCGCGCCGGCCCTTCGAGCCTGACCGCTTCCCCGCCACGATCGTGGCGGGCGTCGACGGCTCGCCGGCCTCACGTCGCGCGCTGGCCGTCGCGGCCGCCCTGCGCGAGCGGGCCGGCGGCCGGCTGACGGTGGTGGCCGCCGGCCGCGACGCCGCCCCGGCCGAGGACGCGCTGGAGGGGCTCGCGGCGCCGCACGGGATGGTGGTCTCCACCGGCCGGCCGGTCGAGGCGCTCGTCGACGCCGCCCGGACGGCCGACCTGCTCGTGGTGGGCTCCCGCGGGCTGCGGGGCGCGACGGCGCTCGGCAGCGTCAGCGAGCGGGTGGCCCACCGGGCGCCGTCCTCGGTGCTGGTGGTGCGCGCCCGGGACGACGCCGGCCGCTGA